The region GAGAAACCGGAAGTTGAGGTAAAAGAAGACTTGCCTCGCTTTGCAGTTGTTGGACGCCCAAATGCAGGAAAATCAAGCTTTATCAACGCTTTGATTGGTAAAGATCGTTATATTGTTACAGATATTGCAGGAACAACTCGTGATGCAATTGATACAAAATTTGATCGTTTTGGTTTCGAATTTAATTTGGTTGATACTGCGGGAATCCGCCGTAAAGCAAAAGTAAAAGAAGATCTAGAGTTTTATTCTGTAATGCGTTCTGTTCGTGCAATCGAACATGCTGACATCTGTATTTTGGTTATCGATGCAACACGCGGGTTTGAAGGTCAGGATCAGAGCATTTTCTGGTTGGCAGAGAAAAACCGTAAAGGTGTTGTAATCTTGGTAAACAAATGGGATTTGGTTGAAAAAGATACCATGTCGACTCGTGATTACGAAGAAAAAATCAAAAAAGAATTAATGCCTTTTACAGATGTGCCGATTTTATTCGTTTCGGCTTTAACAAAACAACGTTTGTTGAAAGCACTAGAAGCTACAGTACAGGTTTTTGAAAACAGAAAACAAAGAATTTCTACTTCAAAATTCAACGAATATATGTTGAAAGTTATTGAAGCTTATCCGCCACCTGCAATGAAAGGGAAATATGTAAAAATTAAATATTGCATGCAATTACCAAGTCCTACGCCGCAATTTGTATTTTTTGCTAATTTACCTCAATACGTAAAAGAACCGTACAAAAGGTATTTAGAAAATAAGATTAGAGAAAAATGGGATTTTTCAGGAGTTCCAATCGATATTTATATCAGAGAAAAATAAAAAAAAAGTCCCCGAAAATAGGGGACTTTTTTATGTTTGGTGACTATGTAATTATAAGATTGGTTTTTTATTGGCATTATATTTGAATAAATGTGAAAAACACAATTAAACCTTTTGCATTTTTTTAAGTCTTACTGTTCTAACTAACCTAATTTTATGACCAGATTAATTTCTTTTTTATTGTTTTTATTTCTTTTCGTTTCGGCAGCAAATGCTCAAAACGATATTACTGTTAAAGGAACAGTCCTTGATGTCAATACGCAGTTACCATTGGAACTTGCAACGGTTTATTTTACTACTGTAAAAGATTCTACAGTGATTGAATACGCTACTACAGACAAAAACGGTGCTTTTAGAATGAATATTAAAAAGTTTGAGAAACCTGTATTTTTAAAAGTGAATTACATGGGATATCAAACTTATTATGAAGAATACAAAGGACTTACCGAAAGTAAGGATTTTGGAAAAATTTACTTAATAGAAAATGTAAATGCTCTTAATGATGTTGTTATTAAGTCTGAAGCGCCACCAATTACCATCAAAAAAGATACTTTAGAGTTTAACGCTGCTTCTTATAAAGTTCGTCCGGATTCTAATGTAGAAACATTACTGAAACAACTTCCAGGGTTTGATGTCGATAATGACGGGAAAATTACCGTAAACGGAAGAGAAGTCAATCAGGTTTTGGTAAACGGAAAAACGTTTTTTGATAAAGACGGGGCTATTGCCATAAAAAACCTTCCTGCGGATATTATTAAAAAAGTTCAGGTATCCGATTTTAAAACCAAAAAAGAAGAACTTTCAAAACAAGAATCGACCTCCGATTTTTCAAGTATCAATATTACAATTGACGAAAAGAAAAATAAAGGTTATTTTGGTAAAATCATGGGCGGATATGGTACTGATGACCGCTATGAAGCCAATGTTAATCTAAATTATTTCAACAATAAGCAAAAAATAAGTTTACTGGCATCTTCTAATAATATCAATTCAACCGGTTTTTCTATGGATGATGTTTTTGATAATATGGGCGGTGGACGAAACAGCAGCGGAAGAGGCGGAAGTACAAGTTCTGGCGGAGGCGGAAAAGGAATTACTCAATCTAATTTAGTGGGAGTGAATTATTCTGACGACTGGACAGAAAAATTATTGGCTATGGGAAGTTATAATTTTTCGAATACTGTAAATAAAAATGACAGTAAATCAAATGAAGTCGTTTTTCAGCCAACAGGAAATAATATTACACAGAGTGAGTCTAAAACCAGAAATGAAAACACGGGTAATAATGCCAATTTTGAACTGGAGTATAGATTAGATCCTAAAACGCGAATAGTTGTAGCGCCAAAAGTAAGTCAATCACGAACAAATGGTATTTCGTCCTCTTCGAGCTCTACTGAAGATGAAAACGGAAATGAATTGAATAAAAGTGATGGGAGCTCAATTTCTGACGGTACAAACTTAAATTTTTCCAACACGATAAATTTTAATAAAGCTTTTGATAGAAAAGCGCGTAATTTAAGTTTCGTTTTCACGAATAATAATACAGACAGTGATTCTGACGCTTTGAATATGTCTGAGACTATTTATTTTGTAGGGAGTACACCAAATGATTTAAGAAATCAGAATGTAAAAAAGAGAGCTGTAAGTGATGCTTATTCTGCGGATATTGAATACACAGAACCCATAACTGATTCATTAAGAATTAGAGTGGGAGCCGATTTAGACTGGAAAACTACCAGTAATGATCAAAAAACGTATAATTTTAATGAAGACACTCAGGAATATACGGATTATGATTCAAAATTTAGTAATTATACAAGTTCGATTCAAAATTCAGTTACGCCAAAAGTTGGAATTACTTTGCAAAAAAATAAGTTTACTGTAAATCTGGACAGCAGAACTTCAATTGTAAATTTTGAAAATTATTCACTTTATCAAAATGAAGCAACAGATTTAAGTAAAAAATATGCGTTACCTTTTGCAACTGCTTTACTGCGTTACAAATTCAGTCGCTCTAAAAACTTATCATTCAAATATGATTATTCAAATGCTTTGCCTGCAGCTAATCAGTTAATGCCAATTGTGAATTTAAATAATCCTTTGAATACTATTGTCGGAAATCCTGATCTAAGTCCGGTTGAAAAAAACAGTGTTAATTTCCAGTTTAGAAACTATGATTTTAGATCTCGTTCCGGATATAGTTTTAATCTAAAAGGAGATTATTACAATAATGATATCGTTTCTATTTCCAGCTTTAATACAAGTGGTCAAAAGGAAACTACTTATACCAATATTTCGGGAGTTTATAATCTTTCCCTTGGGGCAAACTGGAATCAGCAGATTAAAAAAGATGCACACGTACTTCGATATGGTGTAGGTTTAAGCGGAAACTATTCTTTTGATAAAGGTTATACTAATGATATTTTGTATAATTCTAAATCTGTCGGAATCACTCCAAAAGTTTATATGTCTTATGATTATGGAGAAGTTTTAACAATTGCGCCATCGTATAATTTATCGTACAATCAGTCTAAATATGAAAATTATTTGTTGGGTAAAACTTCAAATGTGGTGCACAGAGTTAATTTGCAGACAACATCATACTGGCCGGAGAATTTAGTTTTTGGAAATGATTTCGGATATACTTACAATTCCAATATTTCGGATGGATTCAAGAAAGATTTCTTCCTTTGGAATACAAGTTTGTCATACGGATTTTTAGATAAAAAATTATATGCTAAAGTTAAGGTCTACGACTTGCTGAACCAAAATCAAAGCGCAACAAGAACAATTTCTGCAACTTCGATTCGTGATGAGGAAAATACAGTTTTAAGACGTTATGTGATGTTTTCTTTAGCTTATAAAATCGGAAACTTTGCTGAAAGCAAAAAAGGAGGGAAGGGAAGACCGAGAGATTAGTGAGTTTTTTAAGCTTCAAAGCTTCAAAGCTTCAAAGCTTCAAAGTGACAAAGTTTCAAAGTTTCAAAGTGACAAAGAATATAAAAAACGGCAAATCATTTTATGATTTGCCGTTTTTTATAGAAAAATCTAAAATCTAAAATCTAAAATCTAAAATCTAAAATCTAAAATCTAAAATCTAAAATCTAAAATCTAAAATCTAAAATCTAAAATCTAAAATCTAAAATCTAAAATCTAAAATCTAAAATCTAAAATCTAAAATCTAAAATCTAAAATCTAAAATTTAAAATCTAAAATCTAAAATCTAAAATTTCCGATTAATTCTATGATAAACGGTAAACCGGATAATATCACGATCATAAAAATCTACACCGCTGGCACGTCTTTGAAAATTCTTTAGATAGCCTAATTCTAAACCTAGATTGGGATTAAAATGGTAACGTAAAGCGAAATAAATGCGATTTTGATCGAAGGTGTTTCTGCGATTATCTTTTCCGTAATTGAATAAAATTTCATCCGAAATAGTTCCTTTAATACTTTGTTTTTCTTTTTCCCAAATGGTAAACATGGATTGTAAACGATATCTAAATCGGTAAGCAAATGAAAATTGATTCAAAAGACCATTTTTATCCGCTTTTTGAATAAAACGCTCTTCTAATTGAAAACGATTATGAAAGGTAATTTTAGCAATATCATTAATGAGAGTCAAATCCTGTTGGGCGCGATATTCAGGAACAGAATAATCAGGATCTACATTTGGATTTTGTGTATTGACATTAAAATAAGCAAATCCAGCACCAAAATCCATCAGTTTAGTAGCTCTGTAACGAGCTTGTGAGCGTATTACAAAAAGATTTTCGTGAATGGGATTGATAAAACTTCGATTGTCAAATTCAGAATGAATCGCCCATTTTTCGCTTAAAGGAAATATATTATAATAACGAATCCAGGTCAGTGTCTGCTGATCGGTCTTTTTTATATTTTGTGCTGATAAAATGGGACTAGCTAAGCTTAAAATAAGTACTAATTTGAAAAATTTCATTCAATCAATAAACTTCAGGCTGCGAATATATACAAACAGAATTATATGATTTGAAATTTGATTTGTTTTTTATTCTGCTTTTTGTTTGATTTTGTGATTGTTTCGGGATTGATTTTTTTTCTTTTAAATGAAAGAACCATATTTTGAATCTGTTGCTATTAAAATTTCTTTGTTTAGATTTAAGAACAATTCAAGTTGGGGCATTATCTCCATCTCTAAAAAACGGACTTCAGGATTATTTTGATATTCATTTTTTATGTTATTGGTCAAGTAATTTCTTGTAATTGTAGAATCTGTTTTGGAGGTTAAGACATAACAGAAAGTGCGAGATGTTGATTTTGTTGTGATGTTTAAAATTGTATTTAATACTACGATTTCCTTTTTGCCATACGGAGTAATTTTGTAGAATTTATTATCAATTTTGTCAAATAAGAATGTTGTTTTGTGTTTTATTTTTAATCTGTAAATAGAACTCACAAAGAAAATTACGCTAACAATTAGAGCAACAACAATTCCGTTTTTAGATTCATAAACATAAAAATAAATAAGTCCAAAAGTTAAAAAGCAAATTATTATAACTGAGTTGGACAGAAGATTCAATTTTACATACCAAAAAGGGTCATAAGAAATATGATTTGTAGAAACTGTAAAATTGTAGTAATTCGGCATATAGATATTGAAATAAATTTATTTTTTTAAGACTATATCAGTTTGGCTGTGATGAGATTTGTGAAGTCTTAAATAGTAAATTTCATTTCTTTACATAAAATAAAGAGCTACTTTAAGGTTTTAAAATAACAGTTTAAGGTTTTTAATAAAAAAAAGATGAGATATGCTTTAAAACATATCTCATCTTTACTAACCAATTTACCTATTTTTTATAGCGAATATTTCAAAGTAATTCCATAAGTTCTTTGATCACCTAAAACTCCGGCATATTGTCCTGTATTTCCACCTGCAGGCAATAATTGCTCGTAGTAATCTTTATTTAAAAGGTTGCGTCCCCAGAAATGAACAGATAAACCCTGTGAAGCACGGAAACCTAAACGAGCATTGAATATAGCATAACCTTGTACAACCAAATATTTAGAAGCAGAAGGGCTTGATGAAAACTCAGAACGAGCATAAGAATCAACCGCTAAGAAAATTTTTCCAGCATTTCCGAAGAATCTCGCACGATCAGAAAGTTCTCCTCCTAATGATCCAGCCCATCTTGAAGCACCTGGAAGAGCAGATCCGGAAACATCTTTAAATGATACTGGAGCTCCGGTTTCTTCTAGTGGAAGAGGTGCATTCGTGAATTTCACATATTTACCATCGGTATAAGTTACAGCACCATTAACAGTTAAATGTTCACTGAATACAAAACTGGCATCTACTTCTACACCTTGTACACGAACTTTATCTGCATTCGCAAGATAACCACGGTTTACACCCAATTCCGCAGCCTGAACGTTCGTTTGGAAATCATTGATGTCTGTTTGGAATAATGCTAAGTTGAAAATTGAATTTTTGAAGGGAGAAGTTTTTACTCCAACCTCATAATGATAAACTTTTTCAGGTTTGATAACTGCAAGTTCCAATAACGGCTGACCGGCAGAGTTTGTTGGAAGACCCGCAACGTTTACACCAACTGGTTTGTAGCTTTTTGCGAAAGTTCCGTAAGCATTGATTTTATCAGTGGCTTTAAAAGTAACTGTAATGTTTCCGGAAAAGTCTGTGTTGTCAATAGCCGAATCAAATGCTTGATCAGAGTATACTTGTTTTTTTAGAGCCAATAATGCTGGATCTGTCGTTTGTAAACCTCCGTATGTTGTACGGGCATAATGCGCATCTTTTTTATCAAAATTATAACGTAAACCTGGTAAAATATGCAGGCGATCTGTAACTGCCCAGTCAATTTGACCAAATACTGCAGCACTGGAAGCTCTGATTCTTGCATCCGTTTTGATTCCGTAACCTTCAAAAAGACCCGGAGTTTTCCATAACGGACTAGTTGAACTTTGTGCAAATCTCCATTGTGCATTTCCGGATTCTTCAGTACCGTCAGTTTGAGAGGTTTGATCAATAAAGAATACTCCCGCAACACCACTAATTTTTGATGTTAATTGTCCAGCATAACGAACTTCCTGCGTAATTTGAGTTTGTCTAGTTGGGTTTTGAGATTTAGCTAATACTTGTAATCCTGTAAAATCTCTGTCATTTGAAGGATCCCAGTTCCAGAAACGCCATGCAGTTGTAGAAGTTAATGTTCCGCCTCCAATTTTTGTATCCACATTCAAAGAGAAACCTCCCATATCCTGATTTGATCTCCATGGAGTATCATGATCAATTTTACGATCAAAAGCATTTAAGCTTGGAAGCTGATAATTTAGATCAGCAATAATAGCATCAAATTGTCTGTAAGCCGCTCTTTGAGTTGGAGCAACACCAGCAACTACCTGAGCGTATCCATCAGGACGCTGTGTTGTGATATCAGCAGCAAAAATAACATTGGTATTTACAGTTGGAGTCCAAAGCAATTGTCCTCTAATTCCTTGGTTGCTTAAAGTATTTGTTGGTCTGCCAGTTGCAACATTGTCCACTAAACCGTCGCGAGAAGTACCAGAGAAAGATATTCTACCGGCAACTTTACTTCCTAAAGCTCCAGTAACAGATGCTTTAGCCTGTAAGAAGGAGTAGTTTCCGTAACTAAGTTCAAAATCAGCTCCTGAATTAAAACTAGGTTTGCGAGTTGTAATGTTGAAGGCTCCTGAAGTAGTATTTTTTCCAAACAAAGAACCTTGTGGACCACGTAAAACCTCAATTTGTTCAACGTCAATAAAGTCTAAAGTAGTGGCAGCCGGACGTGCAAAATAAACACCATCAACATAGAATCCAACTCCAGGATCAATACCGTCGTTGGTTAATCCGAAAGGAGAACCTAAACTTCTAATATTGATACCAGTATTTCTTGGGTTTGAAGAATAAAGTTGTACAGAAGGAACTAATTCTTTAATACGGTTTACGTTAAAAGCTCCGGTTTGTTCTGCTTGTTTTCCTGTAATTACAGAAATAGCAATTGGCACATCCTGAACTTTTTCGATTCTTCTTCTTGAAGAAACTACAACTTCAACAAGTTCGTTTTCTTCTTTCAATGCAACCTGAATTGGATTTGCAGGAATCGCAGTCAATTCAATTTCTGTTGTTTTGTATCCAACATACTGAATTAAAAGTGTCAATGGTAATCTTCCCTGAGAGTCAATTACAAATTTACCGCTGTTGTCTGTAACAGCGCTATGAGTAGTTCCTTTAATTACCACGTTTACGGCTTCTAAAGGAATGTTTTCAGTTGTTGTAACTACACCTTCAATGTTTTGTGCAAACGAGATAGAGAAGGTTAAAAAAGATAATATTGTAAAGATATTTTTTATAGATGCTTTCATTTTTATATTAAGTATATATGATTAGTAGAGTTTAAAAATAAATTTTTTTAACAGCACATACACATCATACATGAATTGCCAGAAGCAATCCTGAAAAGCTTAGTTTTATTTTGCAAAAGTTTTGTTACACCCGAGGGATTAAAATGTACTTTCATGAGATAGAATTTGTTATTGGTTTGTTAATTATTTTTTGCAAATATATATAATTAATTCTATCGATTTACTAGACTTTGTGAAATATTTTTTTATTTCTTTACCAATGAAGCGATTGTAATACCTTCCATAGCCTTCAAAGTTTTGTCTCTAATGAGCATTAAACCGTGACGCAGACTGCATTCAGACTCGGTTTTGCAATCAGAGCAAGGCTCGTAAAAATTTAGTGAAGCGCATGGCAAAAGAGCAATTGCACCGTCAAATAATCGGTGAATTTCTGCCAGAGTGATGTCATTTTTGGATTTAATTAGATAATATCCACCAAATTTTCCCTGCTTACTGCTTACAAAACGACCGCGTTTTAGATCCAGTAAAATCTGTTCTAAAAACTTCTTGGGAATGTTGGCTCCATCAGCAATTTCCACCGTTCTGGAAATGTGATTTTCGTCTTGTTCTGCTAAATAAAGTAAGGCCTTAAGGGCGTATTTTGCTTTATGTGATAACATCTATTATTAATTGTAAAGTGTAAATGTATGATTTTTTAATATTGAAACCTAAACTCGAAGTCTGAAACAAAGAAAATTAGAAACATACTAAATTACCAGCTTCCTCCAGAACCTCCTCCAGAGAATCCACCGCCGCCAAA is a window of Flavobacterium crocinum DNA encoding:
- a CDS encoding DUF2490 domain-containing protein: MKFFKLVLILSLASPILSAQNIKKTDQQTLTWIRYYNIFPLSEKWAIHSEFDNRSFINPIHENLFVIRSQARYRATKLMDFGAGFAYFNVNTQNPNVDPDYSVPEYRAQQDLTLINDIAKITFHNRFQLEERFIQKADKNGLLNQFSFAYRFRYRLQSMFTIWEKEKQSIKGTISDEILFNYGKDNRRNTFDQNRIYFALRYHFNPNLGLELGYLKNFQRRASGVDFYDRDIIRFTVYHRINRKF
- a CDS encoding outer membrane beta-barrel protein, coding for MTRLISFLLFLFLFVSAANAQNDITVKGTVLDVNTQLPLELATVYFTTVKDSTVIEYATTDKNGAFRMNIKKFEKPVFLKVNYMGYQTYYEEYKGLTESKDFGKIYLIENVNALNDVVIKSEAPPITIKKDTLEFNAASYKVRPDSNVETLLKQLPGFDVDNDGKITVNGREVNQVLVNGKTFFDKDGAIAIKNLPADIIKKVQVSDFKTKKEELSKQESTSDFSSINITIDEKKNKGYFGKIMGGYGTDDRYEANVNLNYFNNKQKISLLASSNNINSTGFSMDDVFDNMGGGRNSSGRGGSTSSGGGGKGITQSNLVGVNYSDDWTEKLLAMGSYNFSNTVNKNDSKSNEVVFQPTGNNITQSESKTRNENTGNNANFELEYRLDPKTRIVVAPKVSQSRTNGISSSSSSTEDENGNELNKSDGSSISDGTNLNFSNTINFNKAFDRKARNLSFVFTNNNTDSDSDALNMSETIYFVGSTPNDLRNQNVKKRAVSDAYSADIEYTEPITDSLRIRVGADLDWKTTSNDQKTYNFNEDTQEYTDYDSKFSNYTSSIQNSVTPKVGITLQKNKFTVNLDSRTSIVNFENYSLYQNEATDLSKKYALPFATALLRYKFSRSKNLSFKYDYSNALPAANQLMPIVNLNNPLNTIVGNPDLSPVEKNSVNFQFRNYDFRSRSGYSFNLKGDYYNNDIVSISSFNTSGQKETTYTNISGVYNLSLGANWNQQIKKDAHVLRYGVGLSGNYSFDKGYTNDILYNSKSVGITPKVYMSYDYGEVLTIAPSYNLSYNQSKYENYLLGKTSNVVHRVNLQTTSYWPENLVFGNDFGYTYNSNISDGFKKDFFLWNTSLSYGFLDKKLYAKVKVYDLLNQNQSATRTISATSIRDEENTVLRRYVMFSLAYKIGNFAESKKGGKGRPRD
- a CDS encoding TonB-dependent receptor codes for the protein MKASIKNIFTILSFLTFSISFAQNIEGVVTTTENIPLEAVNVVIKGTTHSAVTDNSGKFVIDSQGRLPLTLLIQYVGYKTTEIELTAIPANPIQVALKEENELVEVVVSSRRRIEKVQDVPIAISVITGKQAEQTGAFNVNRIKELVPSVQLYSSNPRNTGINIRSLGSPFGLTNDGIDPGVGFYVDGVYFARPAATTLDFIDVEQIEVLRGPQGSLFGKNTTSGAFNITTRKPSFNSGADFELSYGNYSFLQAKASVTGALGSKVAGRISFSGTSRDGLVDNVATGRPTNTLSNQGIRGQLLWTPTVNTNVIFAADITTQRPDGYAQVVAGVAPTQRAAYRQFDAIIADLNYQLPSLNAFDRKIDHDTPWRSNQDMGGFSLNVDTKIGGGTLTSTTAWRFWNWDPSNDRDFTGLQVLAKSQNPTRQTQITQEVRYAGQLTSKISGVAGVFFIDQTSQTDGTEESGNAQWRFAQSSTSPLWKTPGLFEGYGIKTDARIRASSAAVFGQIDWAVTDRLHILPGLRYNFDKKDAHYARTTYGGLQTTDPALLALKKQVYSDQAFDSAIDNTDFSGNITVTFKATDKINAYGTFAKSYKPVGVNVAGLPTNSAGQPLLELAVIKPEKVYHYEVGVKTSPFKNSIFNLALFQTDINDFQTNVQAAELGVNRGYLANADKVRVQGVEVDASFVFSEHLTVNGAVTYTDGKYVKFTNAPLPLEETGAPVSFKDVSGSALPGASRWAGSLGGELSDRARFFGNAGKIFLAVDSYARSEFSSSPSASKYLVVQGYAIFNARLGFRASQGLSVHFWGRNLLNKDYYEQLLPAGGNTGQYAGVLGDQRTYGITLKYSL
- a CDS encoding RrF2 family transcriptional regulator; translated protein: MLSHKAKYALKALLYLAEQDENHISRTVEIADGANIPKKFLEQILLDLKRGRFVSSKQGKFGGYYLIKSKNDITLAEIHRLFDGAIALLPCASLNFYEPCSDCKTESECSLRHGLMLIRDKTLKAMEGITIASLVKK
- the der gene encoding ribosome biogenesis GTPase Der, whose protein sequence is MSNNIVAIVGRPNVGKSTLFNRLIQRREAIVDSVSGVTRDRNYGKSEWNGKEFSVIDTGGYVRGSDDVFEGEIRKQVELAIDEADVIIFVVDVEEGITPMDETVAKLLRKVTKPVLLAVNKVDNAMREKDAVEFYNLGLGEYFTFASISGSGTGDLLDALIEAFPEKPEVEVKEDLPRFAVVGRPNAGKSSFINALIGKDRYIVTDIAGTTRDAIDTKFDRFGFEFNLVDTAGIRRKAKVKEDLEFYSVMRSVRAIEHADICILVIDATRGFEGQDQSIFWLAEKNRKGVVILVNKWDLVEKDTMSTRDYEEKIKKELMPFTDVPILFVSALTKQRLLKALEATVQVFENRKQRISTSKFNEYMLKVIEAYPPPAMKGKYVKIKYCMQLPSPTPQFVFFANLPQYVKEPYKRYLENKIREKWDFSGVPIDIYIREK